One window of Flavobacteriales bacterium genomic DNA carries:
- a CDS encoding glycosyltransferase family 4 protein: MDRPKVLVFIDWYLPGYKAGGPVRSLANLVDHLRGRVDFHIVTRNTEYTESTPYPGIEPDRWTALPGGEKVWYASQAGTSRQAWKRILKEGGWDVVYLNGLYSWWYNILPLWLSRTMKLRRVVAVRGMLASGAMQHGALKKLLFLSFARMVDLYKGVLFQATNEEEAKDVRMHILKHAEVAVVPNLSRQVAAERVPISKEAGAVKLVSVARIAVEKNTLLAIESLRNVKGKVQFDLYGPIYDQAYWAKCQEAIAVLPAQVKVEWKNTLPPEEVPGILAAHHALFMPSAGENFGHTMLEALSAGRPLLISDRTPWRRLESEQAGWDLPLDRPEGFTEAVERLCGMDQEAYDRWSLGAFERGARYLADVTPVEASIKLLSP; the protein is encoded by the coding sequence ATGGATAGGCCGAAGGTGCTCGTCTTTATCGACTGGTACCTGCCGGGCTACAAGGCCGGTGGGCCCGTGCGCAGCTTGGCCAACCTTGTGGATCATTTGCGTGGACGCGTCGACTTCCACATCGTGACGCGCAACACGGAATACACGGAAAGCACGCCCTATCCGGGCATTGAGCCGGACCGTTGGACCGCATTGCCCGGAGGCGAAAAGGTGTGGTACGCTTCGCAAGCAGGCACTTCACGTCAGGCATGGAAGCGGATCTTGAAAGAAGGCGGATGGGACGTGGTCTACCTCAACGGGCTGTACTCCTGGTGGTACAACATCCTGCCGCTCTGGCTTTCGCGGACGATGAAACTGCGGCGTGTAGTGGCGGTGCGCGGTATGCTGGCCAGTGGTGCGATGCAGCACGGAGCATTGAAAAAGCTGCTGTTCCTCTCGTTCGCGCGCATGGTGGACTTGTACAAAGGCGTGCTGTTTCAAGCTACGAACGAGGAGGAGGCGAAGGATGTCCGGATGCACATCCTGAAGCATGCCGAAGTGGCCGTCGTGCCGAACTTGTCCCGCCAAGTGGCCGCCGAACGGGTGCCGATCAGCAAGGAAGCCGGTGCGGTGAAATTGGTGAGCGTAGCGCGGATCGCGGTGGAGAAGAACACGCTGCTGGCGATCGAAAGCTTGCGGAACGTGAAGGGCAAGGTGCAGTTCGATCTATACGGTCCTATTTATGATCAAGCCTATTGGGCAAAGTGCCAAGAAGCCATTGCGGTCTTGCCCGCGCAAGTAAAAGTGGAGTGGAAGAACACGTTGCCGCCGGAAGAAGTACCGGGGATCTTGGCGGCGCACCATGCGCTCTTCATGCCTAGCGCCGGGGAGAACTTCGGGCACACCATGTTGGAGGCGCTTTCCGCCGGGCGGCCCTTGCTCATCAGCGACCGCACGCCATGGCGCAGGTTGGAAAGTGAGCAAGCAGGCTGGGACCTGCCGTTGGATCGGCCGGAGGGCTTCACCGAAGCCGTGGAGCGGCTTTGCGGGATGGATCAAGAAGCATATGATCGATGGTCGCTAGGTGCGTTCGAGCGCGGGGCGCGATATTTGGCCGATGTCACGCCGGTCGAGGCGAGCATCAAGTTGCTTTCACCATGA
- a CDS encoding glycosyltransferase, whose product MKVSVITVCYNAVAQIDETIRSVMVQDHVDIEHIVIDGGSTDGTQDKIERYSECIAHYVSEKDDGVYDAMNKGLRLATGEVVAFVNAGDMMATRNTVSYMVRAFEEGDFDVIYGDALMVDPDDITQVKRFWKGGEYDRENFRKGWMPPHLGTYIRRSAYDRFGLFNTELEVSADYELMFRFLYKHRLRARYVPKVLVRFRLGGVSNRSLAHIWRANVEVYRAWKLNGEAVSPLIILRKPLAKVMQMIRRGPEPQG is encoded by the coding sequence ATGAAGGTCTCCGTGATCACCGTGTGCTACAATGCCGTTGCGCAGATCGATGAGACGATCCGCAGCGTGATGGTGCAGGACCATGTGGACATTGAGCACATCGTGATCGACGGAGGCAGCACCGATGGCACACAGGACAAGATCGAGCGCTATTCCGAGTGCATCGCACACTACGTCAGCGAGAAGGACGACGGCGTGTACGACGCCATGAACAAGGGCCTGCGGCTTGCTACCGGCGAAGTGGTGGCCTTCGTGAACGCGGGCGACATGATGGCCACGCGCAACACGGTGAGCTACATGGTGCGCGCCTTCGAGGAAGGCGACTTCGACGTGATCTATGGGGATGCCCTGATGGTGGACCCGGACGACATCACCCAAGTGAAGCGGTTTTGGAAAGGAGGGGAGTACGATCGCGAGAACTTCCGAAAGGGCTGGATGCCTCCGCACTTGGGCACCTACATCCGCAGGAGCGCCTACGACCGGTTCGGCCTGTTCAACACGGAGCTGGAGGTAAGCGCCGATTACGAATTGATGTTCCGCTTTCTGTACAAGCACCGGCTGCGGGCGCGCTACGTGCCGAAAGTGCTGGTGCGGTTCAGGCTCGGAGGCGTGAGCAACCGTTCACTCGCGCATATCTGGCGCGCCAATGTGGAGGTATACCGGGCGTGGAAATTGAACGGTGAGGCCGTTTCACCGCTCATCATTTTGCGGAAGCCTTTGGCCAAAGTGATGCAGATGATCCGGCGGGGCCCGGAACCGCAAGGATGA
- a CDS encoding MmcQ/YjbR family DNA-binding protein: MDFETAREMALDMPGTAEKEHHGRPSYSVKKKIYLTLWLDEGRTVLKLTPMQQAEFSGEYPDAFAPVPNKWGQHGWTNVFMAYCNERLFRYATDLAWRNVAPKWILPTRQVPPRS; encoded by the coding sequence ATGGACTTCGAGACCGCCCGTGAGATGGCCCTGGACATGCCCGGCACCGCCGAGAAGGAACATCATGGCCGGCCCAGCTACAGCGTGAAGAAGAAGATCTACTTGACCCTGTGGCTGGATGAAGGTCGCACGGTGTTGAAACTGACCCCGATGCAGCAAGCTGAATTCAGCGGGGAATATCCGGATGCCTTTGCGCCGGTGCCCAACAAATGGGGCCAGCACGGATGGACGAATGTGTTCATGGCCTATTGCAATGAACGGCTGTTCCGCTATGCTACGGACCTGGCCTGGCGCAATGTGGCACCCAAGTGGATCCTGCCCACGCGGCAGGTACCGCCGAGGTCCTGA
- a CDS encoding ABC transporter permease produces the protein MKAFLLEVSGISSFMGRFFRNAFHRRFEWREFVRQCVLNGNGSFALVAITAFIMGLVLTVQSRPTLARFGAESMLPAMVAVSVVREIVPVITALICAGKIGSGMGAELGSMKVTEQIDAMEVSGTNPFRYLAVTRIWSTTLMLPLLVILADGIAIGASWVGVNMKDPVSWQLFYRQVFDTLELGDVLPSLIKSFFFGFIVGAVGCYKGFTTAKGTEGVGRSAHGAVVMASLMIFIIDLLAVQVTDILGLN, from the coding sequence ATGAAGGCGTTCTTGTTGGAGGTCAGCGGGATCTCCTCCTTCATGGGCCGCTTTTTCCGCAATGCCTTCCATCGGCGCTTCGAGTGGCGTGAGTTCGTCCGCCAATGCGTGCTGAACGGCAACGGCTCCTTTGCGCTGGTAGCGATCACCGCGTTCATCATGGGCCTGGTGCTCACCGTGCAAAGCCGGCCGACCTTGGCACGCTTCGGTGCGGAGAGCATGCTTCCGGCGATGGTGGCGGTAAGCGTGGTACGCGAGATCGTGCCCGTGATCACGGCGTTGATCTGCGCGGGCAAGATCGGCAGCGGCATGGGCGCCGAGCTCGGCAGCATGAAGGTGACCGAACAGATCGACGCCATGGAGGTGAGCGGCACCAACCCCTTCCGCTACTTGGCCGTGACGCGGATCTGGAGCACCACCCTGATGTTGCCCCTGCTGGTGATCCTCGCCGACGGCATCGCCATCGGTGCCTCCTGGGTAGGTGTGAACATGAAGGACCCCGTGAGCTGGCAGCTCTTTTACCGGCAGGTTTTCGACACACTGGAATTGGGGGATGTCCTCCCATCCCTCATCAAGAGTTTCTTCTTCGGCTTCATCGTGGGCGCAGTGGGCTGTTACAAAGGCTTCACCACGGCCAAAGGCACGGAGGGCGTGGGCCGAAGCGCACATGGCGCGGTTGTGATGGCCTCGTTGATGATCTTCATCATCGACCTGCTCGCTGTGCAGGTCACTGACATCTTAGGGCTCAACTGA
- a CDS encoding ATP-binding cassette domain-containing protein, with product MEQAQVDERPASRRSAEKVLSLRGLELAFGDNKVLRGFDLDLYRGENVMVLGKSGSGKSVLIKCIVRLLMPTGGSIEVLGQDVLALGQEELDHLRVKIGFLFQSSALYDSMTVEENLRFPLRRHWMATTPGEVEGLVTEMLEAVGLAHTRSLYPAELSGGMQRRIALARTLILKPEIVLYDEPTSGLDPITGMEIVELILKLQRTYGTSSIIISHDMHVARLAANRIAMLHEGRNYLEGTFDEFHASKDPLVKKFFIFM from the coding sequence ATGGAACAGGCTCAGGTGGATGAACGTCCAGCAAGCCGCAGATCGGCGGAGAAGGTCCTGTCCTTGCGCGGGCTCGAACTCGCTTTCGGCGACAACAAGGTGTTGCGCGGTTTTGACCTGGACCTGTACCGGGGCGAGAATGTGATGGTGCTGGGCAAGAGCGGCAGCGGCAAGAGCGTATTGATCAAGTGCATCGTACGCCTGCTGATGCCCACAGGAGGTAGCATCGAAGTGCTCGGCCAGGACGTGCTGGCCTTGGGGCAGGAAGAGCTGGACCACCTGCGGGTGAAGATCGGCTTTCTCTTCCAGAGCAGCGCCCTGTACGATTCGATGACCGTGGAGGAGAACCTCCGCTTCCCCCTCCGCCGCCACTGGATGGCCACCACGCCCGGCGAGGTGGAGGGCCTGGTGACGGAAATGCTGGAGGCCGTCGGCTTGGCGCATACCCGGAGCCTCTACCCTGCCGAGCTTTCCGGAGGCATGCAGCGCCGGATCGCTCTGGCGCGGACCTTGATCCTGAAGCCGGAGATCGTGCTCTACGACGAACCGACCAGCGGCCTGGACCCGATCACCGGGATGGAGATCGTGGAGCTGATCCTGAAGCTGCAACGGACCTATGGCACCAGCAGCATCATCATCTCGCATGACATGCATGTGGCCCGTCTTGCCGCCAACCGCATCGCAATGCTCCATGAGGGGCGCAACTACTTGGAAGGGACGTTCGATGAGTTCCATGCATCCAAGGACCCCCTCGTGAAAAAATTCTTCATCTTCATGTAG
- a CDS encoding MCE family protein: MSNKNKNPLRLGFFVLASLILVMVSFYLIGAKKNLFSSTMGVQAVFRQAGGLRPGNNVRYMGVNVGTVDRISILNDTAVLVELKIRSADAGNIRTSAVASLGNDGLMGNRLVNLVPGIPAASPVTEGTVLTTRVEMDTDELLNSVGRSGRDLEVITGQVRILATKLNTPGNAVDLLVDTLFAQDLAGAMAELRVASEHARGATASLQAMLHDVRSGKGALGALVSDTSAEAQVRQVVANLASISDSIQTASNELGRFSRQLNSPHGLVHALTADTAMADNLRRTLTRLDTGATLLNEDLRALQRNWFFRKYFKEKEKGK; encoded by the coding sequence ATGAGCAACAAGAACAAGAACCCGCTCCGGCTCGGCTTTTTCGTTTTGGCCAGCCTCATTCTCGTGATGGTGTCGTTTTACCTGATCGGTGCCAAGAAGAACCTCTTCTCCAGCACCATGGGCGTGCAGGCCGTGTTCCGCCAAGCGGGCGGTCTGAGGCCCGGGAACAATGTGCGCTACATGGGCGTGAACGTGGGCACGGTGGACCGCATCTCCATCCTCAACGATACGGCGGTGCTGGTAGAATTGAAGATCCGGTCGGCTGACGCCGGGAACATCCGCACCAGTGCGGTGGCCTCCTTGGGGAATGACGGGTTGATGGGCAACCGGTTGGTGAACTTGGTGCCGGGCATCCCCGCCGCTTCCCCGGTAACGGAGGGCACGGTGCTCACCACGCGGGTTGAGATGGACACGGACGAACTGCTGAACTCGGTAGGCCGGAGCGGCCGGGACCTGGAAGTGATCACCGGGCAGGTGCGCATCCTCGCCACCAAGCTGAACACGCCGGGCAATGCGGTGGACCTGCTGGTGGACACGCTCTTCGCGCAGGACCTGGCCGGGGCCATGGCGGAGCTTCGGGTCGCCTCGGAGCACGCACGGGGTGCGACCGCGAGCCTTCAGGCCATGCTCCATGATGTGCGCTCGGGCAAGGGGGCCTTGGGCGCACTGGTGAGCGATACTTCCGCAGAAGCCCAGGTGCGCCAAGTGGTCGCCAACCTTGCTTCCATCAGCGACTCGATCCAAACCGCCAGCAATGAGCTCGGTCGTTTCAGCCGACAGTTGAACTCACCCCACGGGCTCGTGCATGCCCTGACGGCCGATACGGCCATGGCCGACAACCTGCGACGCACCCTCACCCGGCTGGACACCGGTGCCACGCTGCTCAACGAGGACCTGCGCGCACTGCAACGGAACTGGTTCTTCCGGAAGTATTTCAAGGAGAAGGAAAAGGGTAAGTGA
- a CDS encoding lamin tail domain-containing protein: protein MAQRYTFLLLAASISLPTFSQLVINEVDYDQLGSDAAEYLELKNTGADAVDLSTIAILMVNGSSGSGVVYKSYFSDSWPMLAPGAYFTLCGDPTAGCDDQLTPATNAIQNGATDAIALILRSDSSFVDRLSYEGTLAGYAEGDGTTAADDNVSENRSIGRFPDGVDFGDNNTDFVLMCSTPGATNVGDTLDCATTAITELTSTETYSVMADPAGNRVLMALAPASGKVTFDVFSVDGALLASHSMTAFGKAAWAWNTGGLQGRMLIVRVSGAMGTKAKRVVLP, encoded by the coding sequence ATGGCCCAACGCTACACCTTTCTTCTCCTCGCTGCATCGATCAGTCTTCCCACCTTCAGCCAACTGGTGATCAACGAGGTGGATTACGACCAATTGGGAAGTGATGCCGCAGAGTACCTCGAACTGAAGAACACCGGGGCAGATGCCGTCGACCTGTCCACCATTGCCATTTTGATGGTGAACGGCAGCAGCGGCAGTGGCGTGGTCTACAAGTCCTACTTCTCCGATTCTTGGCCGATGCTCGCGCCCGGTGCCTATTTCACCTTGTGCGGCGACCCGACCGCAGGTTGCGATGACCAGCTTACACCGGCCACGAACGCCATCCAGAACGGCGCCACCGATGCCATCGCATTGATCCTCCGCAGCGACAGCTCTTTCGTGGACCGCCTTAGCTATGAAGGCACCTTGGCGGGCTATGCGGAAGGGGACGGCACCACCGCGGCCGATGACAATGTGAGCGAGAATAGAAGCATCGGCCGCTTTCCTGACGGTGTGGACTTCGGCGACAACAACACGGACTTCGTGCTGATGTGCTCGACCCCCGGCGCTACGAACGTCGGCGACACCTTGGATTGCGCCACCACCGCCATAACTGAACTTACATCAACGGAGACCTATTCAGTCATGGCCGATCCCGCCGGGAACCGCGTGCTCATGGCCCTTGCTCCTGCTTCGGGAAAGGTGACCTTCGACGTGTTCTCCGTGGACGGCGCGTTGCTGGCCTCGCACAGCATGACCGCTTTCGGCAAGGCCGCATGGGCCTGGAACACCGGAGGCTTGCAAGGCCGCATGCTGATCGTCCGGGTTTCCGGGGCCATGGGTACGAAGGCCAAGCGCGTGGTGCTTCCGTGA
- a CDS encoding glycosyltransferase family 4 protein, which produces MKKVLFLYTETAPYFMASVERLVKDHGVEAHIVRWPVNKEAPFEMKVANGITVHERSDFNDTSLRRFANNLAPDIILASGWVDKTYLQVCRDARKRGVPTVMCSDTAWRGGLKQWAAVGAARLWLHRTFSHAWVTGEAQAMYAEYLGFKRDRIKRGFYTADLDRFASLVKQFGVKKSAKFPHRFLCVARYIPSKGHQYMVEAFAELCDADQAGDWELWCIGTGELHPLAHEHPRIKHIGFVQADEVWKYMEQSGVFILPSLYEPWGVVVHEHAAAGFPLVLSDAVGARHRFLKEGGNGHCFIAGNKASLKKTFREVIATSDAELVAMGLRSTELAMDWGPKEWAATVMDLIGDRNG; this is translated from the coding sequence ATGAAGAAGGTGCTCTTCCTCTACACCGAAACGGCGCCCTACTTCATGGCGAGCGTGGAGCGGTTGGTGAAGGACCACGGCGTGGAGGCGCACATCGTGCGCTGGCCCGTGAACAAGGAAGCACCTTTCGAGATGAAGGTGGCCAATGGCATCACGGTGCATGAGCGGAGCGACTTTAACGACACTTCGCTGCGGCGCTTCGCGAACAACCTCGCCCCGGACATCATCCTCGCCAGCGGCTGGGTGGACAAGACCTACTTGCAGGTTTGCCGCGATGCCCGCAAGCGCGGCGTGCCCACGGTGATGTGCAGCGACACGGCATGGCGCGGCGGCTTGAAACAGTGGGCCGCGGTGGGTGCGGCGCGTCTTTGGCTTCACCGCACTTTCAGCCATGCGTGGGTAACGGGTGAGGCGCAGGCGATGTATGCGGAATACCTAGGCTTCAAGCGGGACCGCATCAAGCGCGGTTTCTACACCGCCGATCTGGACCGGTTCGCGTCGCTGGTGAAGCAGTTCGGGGTGAAGAAATCAGCGAAATTCCCCCATCGGTTTCTCTGTGTAGCACGCTACATCCCCAGCAAGGGCCATCAGTACATGGTGGAGGCCTTCGCGGAGCTGTGCGATGCGGACCAGGCCGGTGATTGGGAGCTGTGGTGCATCGGCACGGGAGAGCTGCATCCGTTGGCACACGAGCATCCGCGCATCAAGCACATCGGATTCGTGCAGGCGGACGAAGTGTGGAAGTACATGGAACAGAGCGGCGTCTTCATCTTGCCCAGCCTGTATGAGCCGTGGGGCGTGGTGGTGCATGAGCACGCGGCCGCCGGTTTCCCGCTGGTGTTGAGCGATGCCGTCGGCGCGCGCCACCGTTTTCTGAAGGAAGGCGGTAACGGCCATTGTTTCATCGCGGGCAATAAGGCCAGTTTGAAGAAGACCTTCCGCGAGGTGATCGCCACATCGGACGCGGAGCTGGTGGCCATGGGCCTTCGCAGCACTGAACTCGCCATGGACTGGGGCCCGAAAGAGTGGGCCGCGACGGTGATGGACCTGATCGGCGATCGCAATGGATAG
- a CDS encoding insulinase family protein: protein MKLRTLSFALLGAALSFSANAQKKYTYTSVPNDPMQVRIYTLDNGLKVYLSQNKDEPRIQTNIVVRAGSKYDPSTATGLAHYLEHMLFKGTNEIATLDWATESAYLDQISDLYEKRRNTTDEAERAMIYAKIDSLSNVAAKYAAPNEYDKMISSIGAKGTNAYTSTEQTVYVNDIPTNAQEKWMMIESVRFQDLVLRLFHTELETVFEEFNRGQDNDYRKVSEAMNREMYKKHPYGTQTTIGTGEDLKNPSMVKIHQYFDTYYVPNNMAVVMAGDINYDSTIAMVDKYFGSWKSKPVPAFTFTPEDPILKSDTLSVRGPMAASVSMGWRFGGTKSKDPIMLDLISGIMSNGQAGLIDLNLKQQQKVLDAYAYSGEQTDYSEFSMGANPKQGQSLEEVRDLLLGELDKLKKGEFEDWLIPAVINDKRQQQIRYWNERNNLRAAALTDAFILGKDWKDVVGYFDRMAKITRSEVVAFAKANFNHDDVTVFKRTGEDSTVFHVEKPKITPLDINRGEQSEWFKRWSKVPEARLQPQFVDYKTAITRRTLSNDIPLAIIPNTSNDLFTLTQILDLGDYDDPKLKMAVNYLPYLGTATLSAEDLQKEFFKLGLRFSVGAGQDRVYVSLTGLEENMAKGLKLLESLLADPKPNEEALGELVKDELQERSDNVKDKNNILYRGMLNYARYGERSPLRNILAAEQLKAVTPAELIDLIKGISTHQHRFFYYGKKTPDAVVALLNAEHKTPATLATWPQPKPYVELATDKDQVYYVDYDMVQTELMLMSKGAQFNADNMPYSNLFNEYFGSGLSSIVFQEIRESKALAYSAYAAFTMPGKKEEASYVRAYVGTQADKLGDAETALSALMNDMPADEKMFAGSREAALKKIESSRTTKEAIYWSWESAQRRGLDEDVNRIIYPKIQQSDLAGLKAFFDANIKGKHYTYMAIGKDGALDMEALKKLGPVRKLTIKELFGYDGTEE, encoded by the coding sequence ATGAAACTTCGAACGTTGTCCTTCGCGCTGCTTGGCGCAGCACTGTCCTTCTCCGCCAACGCGCAGAAGAAGTACACCTACACATCCGTTCCGAACGACCCGATGCAGGTCCGCATCTATACCCTGGACAATGGGTTGAAGGTGTACTTGTCGCAGAACAAGGACGAGCCACGCATCCAGACCAACATCGTGGTACGCGCGGGCAGCAAATACGACCCGAGCACGGCAACCGGCCTCGCGCACTATTTGGAACATATGCTTTTCAAGGGCACAAACGAGATCGCCACGCTGGACTGGGCCACTGAGAGTGCCTACCTGGACCAGATCTCCGACCTGTATGAAAAGCGGCGTAACACCACCGATGAGGCGGAGCGGGCCATGATCTATGCCAAGATCGACAGCCTCAGTAACGTGGCCGCCAAGTATGCCGCGCCGAACGAGTACGATAAAATGATCAGTTCCATCGGGGCCAAGGGCACCAATGCGTACACCAGCACGGAGCAAACGGTCTACGTGAACGACATCCCCACCAATGCCCAAGAGAAATGGATGATGATCGAGTCCGTGCGCTTCCAGGACCTCGTGCTGCGGCTTTTCCATACCGAGCTGGAGACCGTGTTCGAGGAATTCAACCGCGGTCAGGACAACGACTACCGCAAGGTGAGCGAGGCGATGAACCGCGAGATGTATAAGAAGCACCCGTATGGAACACAGACCACCATCGGGACCGGCGAGGACCTGAAGAACCCCAGCATGGTGAAGATCCACCAGTATTTCGATACCTACTATGTGCCCAACAACATGGCTGTCGTCATGGCTGGCGACATCAACTACGACAGCACCATTGCCATGGTGGACAAGTACTTCGGCTCGTGGAAATCCAAGCCGGTGCCCGCTTTCACCTTCACACCTGAAGACCCCATTCTCAAAAGCGACACGCTAAGCGTCCGGGGGCCAATGGCCGCATCAGTGAGCATGGGCTGGCGTTTTGGCGGCACCAAGTCCAAGGACCCCATTATGCTCGACCTGATCTCGGGTATTATGAGCAATGGGCAGGCCGGCCTGATCGACCTGAACTTGAAGCAGCAACAGAAAGTACTGGACGCCTACGCCTATTCCGGCGAGCAGACCGACTATTCCGAGTTCAGCATGGGGGCGAACCCCAAGCAGGGGCAATCACTGGAAGAAGTGCGGGACCTGCTCTTGGGCGAACTGGACAAGCTGAAGAAAGGTGAGTTCGAGGACTGGCTCATTCCCGCTGTGATCAACGACAAACGCCAGCAACAGATCCGCTATTGGAACGAGCGCAACAACCTGCGCGCTGCTGCGCTCACCGATGCGTTCATCCTGGGCAAGGATTGGAAGGACGTGGTGGGCTACTTCGACCGCATGGCGAAGATCACCAGATCGGAAGTGGTCGCTTTCGCCAAGGCGAACTTCAACCATGACGATGTCACGGTCTTCAAGCGCACCGGCGAGGACAGCACCGTGTTCCATGTGGAGAAACCGAAGATCACCCCGCTGGACATCAACCGTGGCGAGCAGAGTGAATGGTTCAAGCGCTGGTCCAAGGTGCCCGAGGCACGCCTGCAACCGCAGTTCGTGGACTACAAGACCGCGATCACGCGGCGCACGCTGTCCAATGACATTCCGCTGGCCATCATCCCCAATACCAGCAACGACCTGTTCACGCTCACGCAGATCCTGGACCTCGGCGACTATGACGACCCGAAGTTGAAGATGGCCGTGAACTACCTGCCCTACCTCGGCACGGCGACCCTCAGCGCGGAAGACCTGCAGAAGGAGTTCTTCAAACTGGGCTTGCGGTTCAGCGTGGGTGCCGGGCAGGACCGCGTCTATGTGTCGCTCACCGGGCTGGAAGAGAACATGGCAAAAGGCCTGAAACTGCTGGAAAGCCTGCTCGCTGATCCAAAGCCGAACGAAGAGGCGTTGGGTGAACTGGTGAAGGACGAACTCCAGGAGCGCAGCGACAACGTGAAGGACAAGAACAACATCCTCTACCGCGGCATGCTGAACTATGCGCGCTATGGCGAGCGTTCACCGTTGCGTAACATCCTTGCGGCGGAACAGCTGAAGGCGGTGACACCGGCCGAGCTCATTGACCTCATCAAGGGCATCAGCACCCACCAGCACCGTTTCTTCTACTACGGCAAGAAAACGCCGGACGCAGTGGTCGCGTTGCTGAACGCGGAGCACAAGACCCCCGCCACATTGGCCACATGGCCGCAGCCCAAGCCGTACGTGGAATTGGCGACGGACAAGGACCAGGTGTACTACGTGGATTACGACATGGTGCAGACCGAGCTGATGCTGATGTCCAAAGGGGCGCAGTTCAATGCGGACAACATGCCCTACTCCAACCTGTTCAATGAATACTTCGGCTCCGGCCTGTCCAGCATCGTGTTCCAGGAGATCCGGGAGAGCAAGGCGCTCGCCTATTCCGCCTATGCGGCCTTTACCATGCCCGGCAAAAAGGAGGAAGCAAGCTACGTGCGCGCCTACGTGGGTACACAGGCGGACAAGCTGGGTGATGCCGAAACGGCATTGAGCGCCTTGATGAACGATATGCCCGCGGACGAGAAGATGTTCGCAGGAAGCCGCGAGGCCGCTTTGAAGAAGATCGAATCAAGCCGCACCACCAAGGAAGCGATCTATTGGAGCTGGGAATCCGCACAGCGCCGGGGCTTGGACGAGGATGTCAACAGGATCATCTACCCCAAGATCCAGCAGAGCGATCTGGCAGGCCTGAAGGCGTTCTTCGATGCCAACATCAAGGGTAAGCACTACACCTACATGGCCATCGGTAAGGACGGGGCCTTGGACATGGAGGCCCTCAAGAAGCTCGGCCCGGTCCGGAAGTTGACGATCAAGGAACTGTTCGGCTACGACGGGACGGAGGAGTAA
- the wcaF gene encoding colanic acid biosynthesis acetyltransferase WcaF: MTEVRPTVDLSRFDNSDFPLGAGIIKRTLWYFVNALFFISPLFPFRSPKPMLLRLFGAKVGKGVVIHPGVNIKFPWKLSIGDHVWIGQRAWLDNIDQLTIHSNVVISQGAMLILGSHDYKKVDYPTLAGPVILEEGSWVGAGAMVLGGVTMRSHALLAAGSVTGRSLRAYTIYRGNPAMPVRDRVMAGEAPHEPDIAAEEAKLGNAPSDEA, encoded by the coding sequence ATGACGGAAGTACGCCCCACTGTTGACCTAAGCCGCTTCGACAACTCGGATTTCCCCTTGGGTGCCGGGATCATCAAGCGTACGCTTTGGTACTTCGTGAACGCTTTGTTCTTCATCAGCCCGCTGTTCCCGTTCCGCTCGCCAAAACCGATGCTGTTGCGGCTTTTCGGGGCGAAAGTGGGCAAGGGCGTGGTGATCCATCCGGGCGTCAACATCAAGTTCCCGTGGAAGCTCAGCATCGGTGACCATGTATGGATCGGCCAGCGGGCATGGCTGGACAACATCGATCAACTCACCATCCACAGCAACGTGGTGATCAGCCAAGGGGCCATGCTGATCCTCGGTAGCCATGATTATAAGAAGGTGGATTACCCGACGCTGGCCGGCCCGGTGATACTGGAGGAAGGCAGTTGGGTAGGGGCCGGGGCCATGGTGTTGGGCGGCGTAACGATGAGGAGCCATGCGCTTTTGGCCGCAGGCAGCGTGACAGGCAGGTCGCTCAGGGCCTACACGATCTACCGGGGGAATCCCGCCATGCCGGTGCGTGACCGCGTCATGGCCGGTGAAGCTCCCCATGAGCCCGATATCGCCGCAGAAGAGGCCAAGCTGGGCAATGCCCCATCGGACGAGGCATGA